One Streptomyces lincolnensis genomic region harbors:
- a CDS encoding alpha/beta fold hydrolase encodes MTTVKANGIALGIESFGDDNAPLVLLAGGTTMLSWPDALCERLAAGGRRVVRYDLRDSGESTTDPKQAPAYTLRDLAADAAALADVLGDGPAHLAGIDVGGMVAQVAVLDHPSAFSALTLVGTRAVAPGPPDDDLPDHDQATMSRLFARPIPDWTDRKAVAEFAAAAAEILGDDPLTGRAVAARIWDRTPGTAPPVQMANQMGMVFSRLDCKPRWRERLPEIKVPTLVVHGRRNRFFPVGNGKAIAREIPGAQLLVLEEAATAIPAAAIDEVAAAMLTLG; translated from the coding sequence ATGACCACTGTCAAAGCCAATGGGATCGCCCTGGGCATCGAGTCGTTCGGCGACGACAACGCGCCACTCGTCCTGCTCGCGGGCGGAACGACGATGCTCTCCTGGCCCGACGCGCTGTGCGAACGCCTCGCCGCCGGCGGGCGCCGTGTGGTGCGCTACGACCTTCGCGACAGCGGGGAGTCGACGACGGACCCGAAGCAGGCGCCCGCCTACACCCTGCGCGACCTCGCCGCCGACGCGGCAGCCCTTGCCGACGTGCTCGGCGACGGGCCCGCCCACCTTGCGGGGATCGACGTAGGCGGGATGGTCGCCCAGGTGGCCGTACTCGACCATCCGAGCGCGTTCTCGGCGCTCACCCTGGTCGGCACCCGCGCGGTTGCCCCCGGCCCACCCGACGACGACCTCCCCGACCACGACCAGGCGACGATGAGCCGGCTCTTCGCGCGTCCGATACCCGATTGGACCGACCGCAAGGCAGTGGCGGAGTTCGCCGCCGCCGCAGCGGAGATCCTCGGCGACGACCCTCTCACCGGACGCGCCGTCGCCGCACGCATCTGGGACCGCACGCCCGGCACCGCGCCCCCGGTCCAGATGGCCAACCAGATGGGCATGGTGTTCTCCAGGCTCGACTGCAAACCTCGCTGGCGCGAGCGCCTGCCCGAGATCAAAGTCCCCACGCTCGTCGTCCACGGCCGCCGCAACCGGTTCTTCCCCGTCGGCAACGGTAAGGCGATCGCGCGCGAGATCCCCGGGGCACAGCTCCTCGTCCTTGAGGAGGCCGCCACTGCCATCCCCGCAGCGGCGATCGACGAGGTCGCCGCGGCGATGCTCACGCTCGGATAG
- a CDS encoding transposase family protein codes for MAGAAAGKIAGIVLAVLRCDQRPDDLAGGNGIHRTTVTRWVREVVGLLAARASRLDRALKKIARSGGGVVLLDGTLIRTRRRTGTENRKNYSGKHRCHGLLVIALTDDKGRLIWVSAVRAGWTSEITSCRHDHLTAHLRPAGLGAIADLGFVGLDDSGPDVDPAVITGYQAARNRPLTRGQKLSNKALAAVRAPVEHGFAHLKNWRVLGKVRTDPRWATALVKGLLVLTNREVSR; via the coding sequence GTGGCGGGTGCTGCCGCCGGGAAGATCGCGGGCATAGTGCTGGCGGTGCTGCGCTGTGACCAGCGGCCCGACGATCTGGCCGGCGGGAACGGGATACACCGCACCACCGTTACGCGCTGGGTGCGCGAGGTCGTCGGGCTGCTGGCTGCCCGCGCCTCGCGCCTGGACCGGGCGTTGAAGAAGATCGCCCGAAGTGGTGGCGGAGTGGTCCTGCTGGACGGCACGCTGATCCGCACCCGGCGGCGTACCGGAACCGAGAACCGGAAGAACTACTCCGGCAAGCACAGATGCCATGGCCTGCTCGTGATCGCGCTCACCGACGACAAGGGCCGTCTGATATGGGTCTCCGCGGTGCGGGCCGGATGGACCTCGGAGATCACCAGCTGCCGCCACGACCACCTCACCGCCCACCTGCGGCCGGCCGGCCTCGGCGCCATCGCCGACCTGGGATTCGTCGGACTCGACGACAGCGGTCCCGACGTCGACCCGGCAGTGATCACCGGCTACCAGGCCGCCCGGAACCGGCCTCTGACCCGCGGCCAGAAGCTGTCCAACAAGGCCCTCGCCGCCGTCCGGGCCCCGGTCGAGCACGGCTTCGCCCACCTCAAGAACTGGCGCGTGCTCGGTAAGGTCCGTACCGACCCGAGGTGGGCAACCGCGCTGGTGAAGGGCCTGCTGGTCCTCACAAACCGCGAAGTCTCCCGCTGA
- a CDS encoding type II toxin-antitoxin system PemK/MazF family toxin: MRRGEVWWAHFNEQRAVVLLSGEEASGFLAMQVVAPAGTDLSGVAVEVAVGAPEGLPLDGVLRVALPRPDLIPCTWLVTLAREDLIGQAGVLPSAKLSEIEDALRLGGLK; encoded by the coding sequence ATGCGACGTGGCGAAGTCTGGTGGGCACATTTCAACGAGCAGCGGGCAGTCGTACTGCTGTCGGGAGAAGAGGCGTCCGGTTTCTTGGCGATGCAGGTCGTCGCTCCCGCGGGCACCGATCTCAGCGGCGTGGCCGTTGAGGTGGCAGTAGGTGCCCCCGAAGGACTGCCTCTCGACGGCGTCCTGAGAGTCGCACTTCCACGTCCCGACCTCATCCCCTGTACTTGGCTGGTCACCCTGGCCAGGGAAGACCTGATCGGGCAGGCAGGCGTCCTGCCGTCCGCGAAGCTCAGCGAGATCGAGGATGCCCTTCGTCTCGGTGGACTCAAGTAG
- a CDS encoding TetR/AcrR family transcriptional regulator: MREGGKGRRGTSARIPLSRERVIRTAVAVADEKGSAALTMRAIAEPLGVEAMSLYHHVAGREDILDGMVDAVFGEIDLPPRDTDWKSAMRHRAVCARAVLRRHPWSIGLMDSRSQPGPATLRHHDAVIGALRAGGFSVPMAAHAISLIDSYLYGFVLQELSLPFTGTAELNEVTDAILRDMPADDYPHLTELATEHVLKPGYDYADEFTFGLTLILDALHPDDTANA; encoded by the coding sequence ATGCGCGAGGGAGGCAAGGGCCGACGCGGGACATCGGCACGCATCCCGCTCAGTCGCGAGCGCGTGATCCGTACGGCGGTGGCGGTGGCGGACGAGAAGGGATCGGCCGCACTCACCATGCGGGCCATCGCCGAACCGCTGGGAGTTGAGGCGATGTCGCTGTATCACCACGTGGCAGGCAGGGAGGACATCCTCGACGGCATGGTGGACGCGGTGTTCGGCGAGATCGACCTGCCGCCGCGCGACACGGACTGGAAGAGCGCCATGCGCCACCGCGCGGTCTGCGCCCGTGCCGTCCTGCGGCGCCACCCGTGGTCCATCGGCCTCATGGACTCCCGCTCCCAGCCCGGCCCCGCGACCCTGCGCCACCACGACGCCGTCATCGGAGCGTTGCGCGCCGGAGGCTTCTCCGTCCCCATGGCCGCGCACGCCATCTCACTGATCGACAGCTACCTGTACGGCTTCGTGCTCCAGGAGCTGAGCCTGCCGTTCACCGGCACGGCGGAACTCAACGAGGTCACCGACGCCATCCTGCGCGACATGCCCGCCGACGACTACCCCCACCTCACCGAACTGGCCACCGAGCACGTCCTCAAGCCCGGCTACGACTACGCCGACGAGTTCACCTTCGGCCTCACCCTCATCCTCGACGCCCTCCACCCGGACGACACCGCGAACGCTTAG
- a CDS encoding NAD(P)-dependent oxidoreductase: MSTDRVKKVCIVGASGKLGQYMVGHALERGYDVIGVCRERSVPKLAAFEGRMTVIPGPTNDSEVIRRAVAGCDGVLTVLAPWGVQQYASGTAQAVLDHARPGARLVFSCGWHITRDGKDKYSRMFTVGVRIASVLAKLVRAVEIDDQVEACRRVFASDTRWTVVRGSSLEEGESQGLPVWSRHVGDPVLAGNLTRRVDFALFMVEALTNDTLIQEAPAIVGCRTPSALAHAGGPRNQA, encoded by the coding sequence ATGAGCACGGATCGTGTGAAGAAGGTCTGCATCGTCGGAGCATCGGGGAAGCTCGGGCAGTACATGGTCGGGCACGCCCTGGAACGCGGCTACGACGTGATCGGCGTGTGCCGGGAGCGCAGCGTGCCGAAACTGGCCGCGTTCGAAGGCCGGATGACCGTGATCCCCGGACCCACGAACGACTCGGAGGTGATCCGGCGGGCGGTCGCCGGGTGCGATGGGGTGCTGACGGTGCTGGCGCCCTGGGGTGTCCAGCAGTACGCATCAGGCACTGCGCAGGCGGTGCTCGACCATGCGCGGCCGGGTGCGCGCCTGGTCTTCTCCTGCGGCTGGCACATCACGCGCGACGGCAAGGACAAGTACTCGCGAATGTTCACCGTGGGCGTCCGGATCGCCTCCGTGCTCGCCAAGCTCGTCCGCGCCGTCGAGATCGACGACCAAGTGGAGGCGTGCCGACGGGTGTTCGCCAGCGACACCCGGTGGACCGTGGTGCGCGGCAGCAGCCTGGAGGAAGGCGAAAGCCAGGGCCTGCCCGTGTGGAGCCGCCACGTGGGTGATCCGGTACTGGCCGGCAACCTGACGCGTCGGGTGGACTTCGCCCTGTTCATGGTGGAAGCGCTCACCAACGACACGCTCATCCAGGAGGCCC